The DNA region TGATAGGCATGTTTTTGAACCATTCAAGTGCAACATACCCTTTTGTTCCCCTTATGGCAGTGTTGGTTCTACTCTGATTCATCTTCAAGAGCTTGGCCAATCCAAAGTCGCATATTCTTGCACTGAAGGAATCATCAAGGAGTATGTTCTGAGGCTTTATGTCACAGTGGATGATCTTTGTGCCGCATTCTTCATGTAAATACACAAGTCCTCTAGCAATCTCAATTGCGATTTGTAGCCTTAGTTTCCAACTGGGTTTTCTTTTTCCCCCATTGAAAAGAAAACTTGCCAAAGTGCCATTGCTCATGTACTCATAAATTAGTAGACGCTCAGATCCTGCCtcacagaatccaactaaaCGAACCAGGTTCTTGTGATGAGTAAGACCAATGGCATTCAACTCATTCTTGAACTCCTTGTGAATCTCTTCCAAGGAGAAATTGTTCAACTTTTTCACCGCGACACAAGTTGTTGTGGAACCCATGTTCAGGACTCCTTCATAAACAACACCAAAAGCTCCCCTTCCTAGCTCTTTGTTGAACCCGTTGGTGGCTTCTTCCAACTCCTCGTAAGTGAAGCAACGCAAATTTGTTTCAAGTTCAACACGACTACCAGTAGTACCTTTTCTAAGCTTCTTCTTGTACTGAAGAATAAAGAAAGTGCTGAAGCATATTGCTCCAAACAATACAACATTGAGAAAAGCAGAGGTACCCAAAAGCACAGACCCAACCAAAACTAAAGTGTTCCTGTTCTTGTTTACGATGACGGGAACTGGAATTGGAGGAACAGCAAGAGAGGAATTGTCTTTCCTCACTTTCAAGAAGGCCTTAGCATATAGAGTGGCATCAACTCTCCCATTTGAAAGTGGAATTTtcttcttccagcagctatCACCTGCCCTGTGAATGGCAACAGAACACAAACAATCTTCCATACAAGACTCCATGCACTGTTCTTCAGTGAAAGGCTTTTGAAGCACATAATCGGAAAGAGGCCAATCAGTATCTTTCAAAACTTCATAGTCATAGAGGTCTTTCTGGTGACTGAGTTCATCTTCTGCACACCCTTGGATAAAATCAGGCTTGCAGCTACCATAAGGATCATTAGGATCAACCAGTGAGTAGCTTTTTGGGCACTGACATTTTGGCCTCTTATATTCACTCAAGGTGCAGTAGCTGTTATATCCACAAATGCCACTACCAGACTTTACAATGTAACTGCAGATATTATCTGGTTCAAACCACACTTGAGTCCAACCTCCACCCCCAATTGAATTCTTCGGATACTGATAGAGTGTGAGCACCCCATCAAAATCAAGAGTTGCTCGAAGATAAAACTGAGTAGTAGATGttgcactctctctctctaacacGTTGTACTTTTCATTATTCTCTCTCAAAACATAAAAATCCCCTGATCTGTCAAAGATCAGTTTTGTTCCAGGACTTGATGAGTTGGACTTTATGGTTCCACTTTCATAGTAGTTTTCATTGACAGACCCAGATGGCAAATTTATAGAATACACCACAAGGTTTCCATCATCTTTAAAAAAGAGCTCAGACCTTCCCTTGCTAAAATTTGTGTCTGTGAGCCTTGAAGAAAGCTTTCCACCCTTTTCAAGAACCTGAGAGGGCAACAACGTGTCTCTAGGATCCTTGAAACTCTCCCAAACAGTGTTGGAGTTATCATCCTCAAGCACAAAGTTGCCAGTGTCATTCAACAAACCAAGAGAAACTCCAGCACTGACGTTCCATAACTGCTCACTACTGGGACCAGTGAGCACTAATCCTTCACCACTGAGCACCACTTTTGAGCCCCTTGGAGCAGGGTTGCCTTGGTCAGCATACCAGACAATGGTCTTCTCTG from Lotus japonicus ecotype B-129 chromosome 2, LjGifu_v1.2 includes:
- the LOC130738784 gene encoding G-type lectin S-receptor-like serine/threonine-protein kinase RLK1 — translated: MDRVHTARLVMASSLLPFLFCSLVLLPICVLSQNKSSLTIGDSLNAGTSTSPWLVSPSGEFAFGFLQLNDTDDLFLLSTWYAKIPEKTIVWYADQGNPAPRGSKVVLSGEGLVLTGPSSEQLWNVSAGVSLGLLNDTGNFVLEDDNSNTVWESFKDPRDTLLPSQVLEKGGKLSSRLTDTNFSKGRSELFFKDDGNLVVYSINLPSGSVNENYYESGTIKSNSSSPGTKLIFDRSGDFYVLRENNEKYNVLERESATSTTQFYLRATLDFDGVLTLYQYPKNSIGGGGWTQVWFEPDNICSYIVKSGSGICGYNSYCTLSEYKRPKCQCPKSYSLVDPNDPYGSCKPDFIQGCAEDELSHQKDLYDYEVLKDTDWPLSDYVLQKPFTEEQCMESCMEDCLCSVAIHRAGDSCWKKKIPLSNGRVDATLYAKAFLKVRKDNSSLAVPPIPVPVIVNKNRNTLVLVGSVLLGTSAFLNVVLFGAICFSTFFILQYKKKLRKGTTGSRVELETNLRCFTYEELEEATNGFNKELGRGAFGVVYEGVLNMGSTTTCVAVKKLNNFSLEEIHKEFKNELNAIGLTHHKNLVRLVGFCEAGSERLLIYEYMSNGTLASFLFNGGKRKPSWKLRLQIAIEIARGLVYLHEECGTKIIHCDIKPQNILLDDSFSARICDFGLAKLLKMNQSRTNTAIRGTKGYVALEWFKNMPITALVDVFSYGVLLLEIVSCRRNVEAESEDEAKAILTDWAYDCYYDGTLLALVEGDQEALEDEKNLEKLVMIAIWCVQEDPCLRPTMRTVTLMLEGIVEVPVPPCPSPISIQYSLD